From the genome of Synergistaceae bacterium:
GGAAATTTCTTTCATTTTCGCCTTGATGACGGAATGCCCCGACTTCCAGTAAAGAACTTTGCCGCCCAGGCGCTCGATTTCCTCCGGAAGCGCCATGGAGCATTTGGGCTCCACAATGGCCTCCGCGCCGGGGTGCTTTTTCAGGATCTCGGCCCAGTAAAGCGCCATCAGTCGATCTCCAAAGACCACCTCTCCCCTTTCGTCCACAACGCCGATCCGGTCGGCGTCGCCGTCGAAGGCAAATCCTGCGTCCGCTTTTATCTCCCGAACCTTCGCTACCAGGTCGATCAGGTTTTCCCGTTTCTGAGGGTCGGGATGGTGATTGGGGAAATGTCCGTCCGGAACGCCGTAAAGCGAAACGCACTCGCACCCCAGCCCGCTGATCAGTCGGCATATCAGCGGGCCCGCCGTTCCGTTGCCGCTGTCGCAGACGACCTTCAGCCGGCGTTTGCCCAGGGTGATTTTGGAGAGCAGCATCGCAATATACGCGTCGGTGATGTCTTCATATTCTATTTTTCCAGGCTTGGATCCTGCCGTAAACTGTCCTTTTTGGGCGATTCGGCGAATTTCCTGAATGTCGTCTCCCCACAGCGTCATTTTTTCGAAGGCGAGTTTCAGACCGTTCATGTTCGAAGGGTTGTGACTGCCCGTGACCATGACGCCTCCGTTCAGGTTCAGGTGATAGAGACTCCAGTACAGCATGGGCGTCGTCACAACTCCGACGTCGCAGACGTCGATGCCCGTCGAGGTTATTCCCCTGGCGGCCGCCTGACGGATTCGTCCGGTGGAAAGACGAACGTCGCCTCCCAGAGCGACGCGGGTCACTCCCCTGCCGGAAAGCCATGTTCCGTAACTTTTGCCGATGTTTTCCACCACTTCATCCGTCAAATCGCGGTCTGCCACGCCGCGTATATCGTATTCTCTGAAAATATCCGGCGAAATTTGCATTTCTGTCCGCCTCCATTGAGTGTTCCACAGAATGTTCTTTAATCTAATGTTCTTTATCTATTGTACCTTAAGAGAGAAGGTGAAGCTCTCCCCTTTTTCTTCAATCTTCTTTTCCTTCAATTTCCTTTTTCTTCAATAACGGCAGCGATGCCAAATGCCGGATGACAAAATGTCCTATAATATAATAATTGCGTTATCTTTTTTTGTTTTTGTTCATCTTCCAGACCATCAGCATGCTCATTATGATGGCGGCGCAGAAACCCGCGGATGCGCCGAAAACGGCGAAAATTGCCCCCTCCTCTGTCCAGGGCAGTCTCAGGCCCGCGATCAGAAGGGCGACAAAGGCGAAAAGTATTGACAGGAGAATGAGATATTTAAATTCTTTGCGCATGTCCGCCCTCGCTTTTCAGGATGGCGTCGTCCGCCATAAAAAGCCCGGACTGGGAATTGTCCGGGCTGCGATACAAATATTGCGTACAGGGGTCGGGGCCGGCATCAGACCGAGGCCACGGCCAGGCGTTCGGAGATTTTATTGGAAAGGGTCTGCACTTCCTGAGCCTGAGCGTCGTAACCGCTTCGCCCCATAAGCCCGTAGGTGTAGTTTTTCCCCTGCTCCACTCCGGGCTGGTCGAAGGCGTTGACCTCCATCAGATACCCCGTCATGGCCGTCACGTATTCGTAGAACTGGATCAGGCCGCCCAAATGCCAGGCGTCGAGAACGGGAAGCGTCAGCGTAACCACGGGACGGGACATCTTCGCCAGGGTTGCGGCCGTGGCAAAAGCCTCGTAATTCCGCAGGTCGTCCATGGACTTTCCGTAGAGATAAGAAAGTTTTTCGAAAGCCTTTTCCGGAGCGGCCGGCAGAGCGATGTCCTTTTGTCCCTGCTTCACCGTCAGGATCGTATAAAATTTGTCGTCAGGCCCGGAGGAATAAAGCTGAATCTGCGAGTGCTGATCGATGGTTCCCAGCGCGCGGACGGGCGTGGATCCCTGTCCGTCCTTGCCCAGGGACTCCCCCCAAAGCTGCGCGAACCACTCTCCGAAACGCTCCATGGAATCGGAATAGGACATGAGGACGTTGACGTTCCGGTTTTTCTTCGTGTGCAGCCAGTTGAGTCCGGCGAGAATCCAGGCGGGATTGGCGGGAACGGAAGAGGTTTTTGCGAGAAAATCATCCATGGCCCCCGCGCCGGCCAAAAGAGCCTTGCAGTCTATCCCCAGCGCCCAGCTGGAAAGGAGTCCCACGCAGGACAGAACCGAGAAGCGCCCTCCCACGTCCTCCGGAAGGATGAGGCTTTTACAGCCGGTTTCATCCACAAAGGGACGCAGAATGCCCTTTTCCTTGTCCGTCACGACGATGACCCGTTCCCGGGCCCCCGCCTCTCCCAGCGTGTCCCTCAGTTTTTCCCAGAAGAAGAGAAAGTTCGCCGCCGTCTCCGCGGTGCTGCCCGATTTGCTGACGACGATCACCGCGGTGTTTCGCGGATCGATCAGATCCCAGATCGCCCGATTGTCCAGAGGATCCACGTTGTCGGACATAAAAAAACGGGGCGCGTTGCGCTTCGCGTTCGGGAGTTCGTTCCAGTACGGAGGCAAAAGCGCGTTGTGCAGCATCAGGTTCCCCAGGGCGGAGCCCCCGATTCCCACCTGCACGATGGATTCGCGGGTCGCCAGCCATCGCGCCAGCGTCTGTATGTCGTCCACGTTGCGCTTCGGCAGTTCCATCCAACCGAAGCCCTCCTGTCCCTCGGCGGCGTTTTTGCGAAGCCAGGCGTCTCCCTCCTTGAATTTCGGCGCGAGTCCTTCCAGTTCGGAAAAGGCTACGGCACGCTCACCTCCCGGAAAGGCCGACCCAAAGGCCAGAGATAAAAGCGTTTTTTCATTCATTAAAATCCCTCCCCCATCCGATTTTTCTTGTATCCACTCAGGTCCGGGCGCGTCATTTTCGCCATTCTGCCATTTTTTCCCGTCGCTTTTGACAGATAATATCATATGCAGAACGGATGGCAATCCTCAATAGTATGATATTGTATTGTTGGCAGTATTTATAAAGTATTTTAAATCAAAAGAAGGAGTTGGTTCAGAAATGGCAGCAACTGTCGTCGGCGATTCCGTCGCGCCGGCCCTCGGGGAAAGGGAACTTGCCGCAAGGCTGGGGCCGATCGTCGAACTATACAGGGGGAAACAGGGAGTCGCCATCCCGTTGCTGGCGGATATACAGAAGGAAATGGGGTACGTGGCACGGGAGGCCGTGGAATACGCGGGAAAGGAACTTTCAATTCCCGCCGCGGAACTCTTCGGCGTCGCCACGTTCTACGCGATGTTCCGTTTCCAGCCTCAGGGGAAGTACGTCGTGCGTCTGTGCAGGGGAACGGCCTGTCACGTTCAGGGTTCCGCCAGGGTTCAGGAACAGCTGGAACGAACGCTGGAGATTCACGACGGAGAAACGACGAAGGATCTGATGTTTACGCTTCAGTGCGTGGCGTGCCTTGGATGCTGCAGTCTGGCGCCGGTCATGATGGTCAACGACGATGTTCACGGCCGCCTGACGCCGGAAAAGGCGATTCAGATTTTGGGGGACCTTCGAAATGAGCAGTAAGATGACTGTAACGATTGGACTGGCGAGCTGCGGCATCGCCGCGGGCGCGCTTCCCGTGGCGCAGGAACTGGAAAGACTTCTTGTCGGACGGGATGACGTGGAGATCAAAAAGGTCGGATGCATTGGTTGCTGCTATATGGAGCCGCTGATTGGCGTCATTCGCGAGGGAAAAACGTGGACGTACGGACGAGTTGACCTGAAGACGCTCCATCGCATCGTCGAAGAGCATTTGAATGAAGGTCGCATCGTGGAGGACCACCTGATTCTGACGGAGGGAGTGGAGGACGAGAGCCGACGCAGGGCCGCCGAGAATCCGCGCATGGAGAAGCAGGTGCGCATCGTCCTCCGGAACAGCGGCCTCATCGATCCCAAAAACATTCATGAGTACCTCGCCCGGGACGGTTACCGGGGACTGACGAAAGCCGTTCGCGAAATGACGCGGGACGACGTGATCAAAGAAGTGCTGGACAGCGGCCTGAGAGGACGCGGCGGCGCGGGATTCCCCACAGGGATGAAGTGGCGTTTCGCCCGGGATGCAAAAGGGGACCTGCCCAACGCGAAGAACCCCAACGGCACGGACAAGTATCTGGTCTGCAACGCGGACGAAGGGGACCCGGGGGCCTTTATGGACCGTTCCGTCCTGGAAAGCGATCCCCACAGCGTCATTGAGGGAATGGCGATCGGAGCCTACGCTGTGGGCGCTTCTCATGGCGTCATCTACTGCCGCGCGGAGTACCCCATGGCCATCGAACACATCGGCATCGCGCTGAAGCAGGCCCGAGAGCACGGTTTTCTCGGGGAAAAAATTCTGGGGGACGAAAATTTCAGCTTCGACATCTACGTCAAGGAGGGCGCCGGAGCGTTTGTCTGCGGCGAAGAAACGGCACTGATCGCCTCCATCGAGGGGCAGCGCGGGATGCCCCGTCCACGGCCGCCTTTTCCGGCCAACAGCGGGATCTGGAAGAAACCCACCAACATCAACAACGTCGAAACCTGGGCCAATGTTCCCTGGATTCTGACCCACGGAGCCTCCGCTTTCAGCGTTTACGGGCATGGCCGCAGCAAGGGAACGAAGGTCTTCGCCCTGGCCGGCAAGATCAAAAAGGGCGGACTGGCCGAAGTCCCCATGGGCATGTCCCTGCGGGAGGTCATCTACGACATTGCCGGGGGTATCGAAAACGACAAAAAATTCAAGGCCGTTCAGCTCGGCGGGCCCTCAGGAGGCTGTGTGCCGGAAGAACTGCTGGACACGCCGGTGGATTACGAGTCCATCAACGCCACGGGGGCGATCATGGGCTCCGGCGGAATGGTCGTCATGGACGAGGACACCTGCGTCGTGGACGTGGCGCGTTTCTTCCTGTCCTTCGTGCAGAAGGAGTCCTGCGGAAAATGCCCCTTCTGCCGGATAGGCACCCGAAGAATGCTGGAGATTCTGGAACGCATCACCCGGGGCGAAGGCGCGCTGGAGGATCTGGATCTTCTCTCCTCTCTGGCGGAGCAAATCCGGGACGGTTCCCTCTGCGGACTGGGTCAGACCGCGCCCAACCCCGTTCTGACCACACTGAAATACTTTCGCGACGAATACGTCGCCCATATCGTCGATAAAAAATGTCCGGCGAAGGTCTGCGCGCCTCTCATCCATTACGTCGTCGACGAAAGCAAATGCGTCGGCTGCACGCGCTGCGCGAAGGACTGCCCGGTGAAGGCGATATCCGGCGGATTGAAAAAACCGCATCATATCGATGACGAAACCTGCGTCCGTTGCGGCCTCTGTAAAAAAACCTGTCCGATTTCCTGCATCGCGGTCGCATAAGGGAGGATTTTCAGTCATGAACAACATTGCAAATAAAACCGCAAACAAAACCGAAAGAACCGTGAAGGTCACCATCGACGGCAGAGACGTTCACGGATACCCCGGGCAGAAGGTACTGGACCTCTGTGCCGAGATCGGAATTGAAATTCCGACGCTCTGTTACGATCCCCATCTCTCCGTCCACGGCGGCTGTTCCGTCTGCCTGGTGGAGATCGAGGGAGCGAAAGCCCTGATGCGCGCCTGCACCAACGCCATTTCTCCCAATATGGTGATCCGCACGAATACGAAGCGCGTTGCCTCCGCTCGCCGGCTGGCCCTCGAACTGATGCTTTCCGACCACGTGGGAGACTGCCGTCCTCCCTGCAACCTGATCTGCCCCGCTCAGGGAAAGGTCCAGACCTACATCAATCTGACGGCGCAGGGCAAGTATCGCGAGGCCCTGGATGAACTGCACGACCATGTTACGATGCCCGGCTGCATCGGCCGGGTCTGCCCCGCTCCGTGCCAGACGAAATGCCGCAGAAACTTCGTGGATGAGACCGTTTCCATTCGCGAGATCAAGCGGTTCGTGGCGGACTGGGGGATGGAGCGCAGCCTCGGGGACGTTCCGAAAATTGTGGAGAACGGTAAAAAAATCGTCGTGATCGGCGCTGGTCCCGCCGGGCTTTCCTGCGCGTACTTTGCGCGCCGGATGGGGTACGGCGTAACGATCTGCGAGCGCCAGAGCCGCCTGGGAGGCATGATGCGCTATGGCATTCCGGATTACCGCCTGCCTCCGGAGGTGGTGGACGAGGAAGCGCAGTGGATTCTCGATCATGGAATCACGGTCAAAACCGGAGTCGCTCTGGGAAAGGACATATCTTTGGAGGACCTGCGCGGCGAGTACGATGCCGTCGTCCTGGCCATGGGCTGCTGGAAGTCCTCCTCCATGCGGGTTGAGGGCGAAAAACTGGCCGGCGTCGTCGGAGGGATCAATTTTCTCTACACGGTCAACACTCACAATCCCATGAAAATCGGCAAACGAGTGGCCGTGGTTGGCGGCGGCAACACCGCCATGGACGCCTGCCGCAGCGCCCGCCGGCTTGGCGCGGAAAAAGTTTACGTCGTCTATCGCCGAACCCGGGAGGAGATGCCCGCCGAAGACGTCGAGATTCGCGAGGCCATGGAGGAAGGAGTGGAGTTTGTTTACCTGGCCGCTCCGAAAGCCATTCGCGGCAGCGGGAAGGTGGAAACTCTGCTCTGTGAGCGCATGAAGCTGGGAGAACCCGATGCCTCCGGGCGGCGCAGCCCTGTCCCCACCGGCGAGGAGTTCTCCATTGATGTGGACAGCGTCATCGCCGCCACGGGCCAGACCGTGGACTTCGCCGACGTGCCTCCGGAGCTTCACGACGGACGCCGTATGAAGGTGGATGAAAATTACGCCACTCCCCTTCCCGGTGTTTTCGTCTGCGGCGACCAGCAGACGGGGGCAAAAATTGCCATTGAGGCCATCGGCAACGGGCACTGGTGCGCGGAATCGGTGGATCATTACTTCAGATACGGAGCGCCCAAAAAACCCTTTGTTTTTGACGTGACCAACGACAAACTGGGACCGAAGGACTTTACTCACATCGAAAGAATCGAGCGCCGCCATCCCAGGGAGGATTCCCTGGAGGCCCGCCTGAAAAATCCTGACGTGGAGTACATCCACGCCTATACGGAAGAGGAAGTTCTGCGTGAAGCGAAGCGCTGTATGGAATGTGGATGCCCCGACGTCCACGAGTGCAAACTGAGAGAATACGCCATAGATTACGAAGTTCACCCGGAGCGGGTGGCCGGAGCTCACGTCTCGAAGCAGGAAGTCGTCAACCGCTTCTACGTCCGCAACATGGACAAATGCATTTTGTGCGGGCGATGCGTCCGGGTCTGCGACGAAATTGCCGGAGTTCACGCCATCGATTTCGTGAAACGGGGTTTCGATTCGATCATGTCTGCCCAGTTCTACAGAGAAATGGAGGAGTCCGAATGCACATTCTGCGGTCTCTGTTCCCAGCTCTGTCCGGTGGGAGCCCTGATGGAACGACGTGTGGAGCGTCTGCCCCACCAGAGTCCCCTGATCCTGAAAAAGACCACCTGTTCCCGCTGTCCTCTGGGGTGTGAACTGGTGCTGAACATGGACACGGAGCGCAGCCGTCTCGCCCGCGTCACCACGGACATGGATTCTCTCGCCTCGCCGAACGGAGGTCTGACCTGTTTGCGCGGTCGTTATCGCCTGCAGGATACGACTCGCGCGCGTCTGGAGGAACCGGCGATGGACGGAAAAACGGTCGAATGGGACAGCGCCGTCGCAAGGCTCTCCGAGATTTTTTCTCTGGAGAACGTGACGTTTTTCCTCGGAACGTCCCTGACGGATCAGGAGATTGCCGCGGTGAAGTCGGCGGTACGCGAAGGAACCGCCGTTGCCGCGAAGGAGTTCCGTCCCGCCGCGGTGTCGGCCCTTCTGGAATCTTTCGAAATCGATACGCCGAAGGGGAAAGTGAAACCGGAGGTCGCCGGACTGGTCCAAAAGATGACCCTGCTGGCGAAAGCCGGGGAGTTTGGAAGGGATCTGTCCGGATTCGCGGAAAATCTGAAAGAGCTGTCCCGACTGAGCGGAAACATTCGCGGGCTGTTGGATGCCGGCCTTGTCACCCATGAACCGGCGACAGCGGCGGATGCGGTCAGGAAAGGCAAAACCGGCGCCGTGATTTTCGTCGACTGCGCGCCGAAGGATTTCGGCCTTTCAGAGGAAGATCTGAAGAACGTGACGAAAGTTTTGCTGAACTCCGGAACCTCCGGGGGCAATTTTGACCTGGTTCTTCCCATTACCGACTGGGTGGAGCGCGAGGGAACCTGCACCGGAACCTTCAGCGGCGTGAAACTGGAGGTTCACATGGGTCCCCTTCCACCGCGGAATGCGAGGAGCCTCCGCTGGATTTTCGCTCAGGCCCTGCGCAAAACGGGAAAGGAAATCGCCTCCGCGGAAATGGCGCTTGCCTGATCGATACTTTCTTTCCCGTCCGGTTTTGAGTCTTTTAGACTCTGTATCGAAAACAAGTATTGAAAACAAGCATCGAAAACAAGCCCCCCGTCCTTCACCGGCAGGGGGCATTTTTATTAAGTTCATTCGGCGTCGCGTTCATTCTGGCGATGTAGGACAGCAGCCCCATCTCTTCGCCCTTTTCGTGAAAGCTGAACCCGATGTTGTCTCCCGAGTCGTCGGTACGTCCGCAGTCGTCCTCGCCGGAAATTTCATACCCGGCTTTTTCCATCGAAATCCTGAAACGCTGGAGGTTGAAGTTGTCGCCGCTGCACGTGGGGTACTCCTCCAAAAGACGCTTCATCGAGCGCCTCCCCTTTTCGAAGTAGAAATACGTGCCGATGGTCACGGCGTCTTTGGAAAAATACGGCTTCAGCTCGTTCAGCAAAAAAGTGTCGTGATAAAAGTTATGCTCGTTCACCGCGAAGAAATCGATGTTGACGTCCACGCAGCCGTTTTTGAGCGGCAGCTTCGTTCCGCTGTCGGCTATGTACAGAACGTCCAGCCCGACGTTTTGGCACTCGATAAGCTCCTTGTACATCGCGAGGGTCTCTGGATATTTGTCCACAACGATATATTTTCCGTCCCTGTGCAGGTCGCCCAGGTGGTTGTGCATGAAAAACCACGCGTTCACGTAGGTTTCCATTACGACTTTTCCCGCGGGACCTGCCGCCTTCAGACGGTTTGTCATCCGGTTGTACGCGCGCTCGAAAAGGGTTATGAGATGGGGCGGCAGGTTTTTATACATGTCCCTGTTCAGGTCCGGCGTGTCGTATACGTCCACGTTCCTGTTCGGCGTCAGTAAAATTCCATTCTCGATCGAGGCGGAGTATCCGCAAAGACATTTCAAAGCGCCGCTGTATATGTGCCTCACGCTCATGTCGGCGGAGAAAATTTCCGGCTCGCGCCCGCAGGACGGACAGCGTATCAGGCCCAGCATACTCAGCGGAACCCCGAGAGTGATGCCCTCGCGCCGCGCGTTCTCGTTCAAAGTGGAAATTTTCCGGCCAAGTTCCCCAACAATGGCGGAGAGTTCATCCCTCCGCTGAACCAGCGCGTCCCTTTGCGCCGTAAAAAAACGCTTCAAATCCATAATATCCTGGCTCGAAGCCATCTTTGAGACGCGGTGAAGCGACAAAATGCGATGGATGTCGCCGAGAGAGAACTCCAGCTTTTTCAGTTCGAGGATCATCTCCAGGTCTGCGAGGGTTTTTTCGTCGAAATCCTGCTGTCCTCCATGCTTTGGCGGAACCAGGAGCCCGTAGTTTATATAGAAATAAATGGTGTCCCTGGAAATTCCGTACTTTTCAGACACAGCCCCTATTTTCACGTTCATCTCTCCCTCGGGCCTTCAGCGCAAAAAACTGGAGTCCACTCAATGTTTTGTGAAAAATCACAGGAAAAGCCCCGTTGACCTGGAGCTGGGTTTTCAATATAGCATTTTCTCACGCAAAAAAAATTTTTCCAAAAATCTCAGCATCAGGGAGGCCATGCACATGGAATACTTGAAAAAACCTTGCGGAATACCCGAGACGGAGACGGCGAAACTTCGAGAGACGGTAGCCGGAATAATCAAAGATGTTCGGGAGAACGGCGACGAGGCGGTGTCTCGCTGCAATCTCAAATTCGACGGCTGCGTCCGTTCGTCCGCGCGGGTCTCGCCGTCTGAAATCGCCGGCGCTTACGCTCAAATTTCGGAAGGTGAACTGGCGGACATACGCGAGGCCGCAGCGAACATCCGCCGCTTTGCTGAGGCGCAGCGCGATACGATTAAAGAGCTGCCGTCCTTCAGCCCCTTTCCCGGACTGATCCTGGGGCACAGAAATATCCCCGTCGATTCGTGCTGCTGCTACGTTCCCGGCGGCAATTACCCTCTCTACTCCACAGCGCTGATGCTTGCCATTCCGGCAAAAATGGCCGGAGTTGGCCGTGTAACCGCGTGCTCGCCGGTGATGAAAGGGACCGAAAACATTCATCCCAAAACTCTCGCCGCGATGGACGCGGCCGGCGTGGACGAAATATACGCGGTCGGCGGGGCGCAGGCGATAGCGGCCTTCTCGTACGGAACCGCGGAAATTTCCCCGGTGGACCTCATTGTGGGACCTGGCAACATTTACGTGACCGAAGCCAAACGCCAGTGCTTCGGGCAGGTGGGTATAGATTTTGTCGCGGGCCCCAGCGAGGTTCTGATAATCGCCGACGGCACGGCCGACCCGAAATTTATCGCGGCGGATTTACTGGCGCAGAGCGAGCATGACCGGGCGGCAAAGGGAATACTGGTCGCCATCGACCCGCAAATCGGTTCGGCCGTCGTCGAAGAGGTGGAACGACAGCTCCGCGGGCTCGACACGGAAGAAATCGCCCGAGCGTCCTGGGAAGCCAACGGCGAGGTGATCCTGGCGGGCGGAATCCACGAGGCGATATCCATCGCAAATGAACGCGCGCCGGAGCATCTGGAGCTTCAAACCTCCGACGACGAGTCGATCGTCCCCGCCCTGCGCAACTACGGCTCGCTCTTTATCGGGAAATACGCCGCCGAAGTTTTTGGAGACTACGCCTCCGGAACGAACCACACTCTGCCCACCGTACGGGCCGCGCGCTACACCGGCGGAATTTGGGTCGGAACTTTCATGAAAACCTGCACCCATCAGTCGATGACCGCCGATGCGATAAAATCTTTGGCCCCGCTGGTGTCGCGAATGGCCCACGGCGAGGGTTTGACCGCCCACGCCCGCGCCGCGGAAATACGAATGAATTCTCTGCAGGATTAGGATTTCGAGCTGATTTTTTATTCCCGCGCGGCAACCTGCCGCGAATCCCAATCCTGAATTGAATGATCCGGAACTGGAATAAGGGAGGTTGTGAAGATGACGGACACGAAGAAGAGTACAATCGGCGTTTTGAAACGTTCGTTCGGCATGAGAGAAGCGGTGACGATAACGGTCGGCACCGTCGTTGGAGTGGGTCTTTTTACAGTGGGAGCGAACACAGTGGGAATGATGGGAGCGCCTGTGATTTTTGCGACACTGGCGGCTCTCGCCGTAAGCGTTTATCCGGCGCTTTTGTACGCCGAAATGGGCGCGGCCCTTCCATATGCGGGAGGCACCTACAAATACGCTTCGCTCGGTTTGAACAGGCCGATGGGAATGCTCGCCGGGTGGAATTTCATAATTTCGCTGATTGCCGTGACGAGCGGAGAATCGTTCGCTTTCAGCTTTTACTTAAAAACCGCGCTCCGCGTGGCGGGCGTGGAATTGCCCGTGAGCGACATGGTTCTGGCCTGTATTGTCATAGCCGTGTTCATCGTCACGAATATTCTGGGAGTCGAGATGACCGGAAAACTTCAGAACGGTTTCATGTTCTTCTTCTGGGGAGTCGCTCTGATATGGTTCGTGATGATGTTTCCGAATATAAAGCCCGGATATTTCGCGGTGATTCCAGATTTTGCCGATTTTTCCCCCGGAGGGTTCATCGCGTCGACCGCGCTCATATGGTGGTGCTTCGCCGGTTTCGAGACCTGCTGTGCGATGGGCGAAGAGATAAAATATCCCTCCATCAACATACCGAGAGCTCTTTTTCTGTCGCCTTTTATCGTATTCGCGGTGAATGCGATTTTTCAGTGGTTTCTGATAGGAATTGTGCCCCCGGAACAGCTTGCGTCCATCGCGACGGCGGCCGCGCCTTACGCGGATGCCATGACGGCGGCCGGCATTCTCGGTTTTCCCCTGCTTATGCTGGCGGTCGGCATCGCCTTCGGAGGAGATTTTTCCACGCTTAACGCCAGTATCGCGGTGCCGCCCCGATATCTTTTCACCATGGCGCGAGATGGTGTGATGCCGAAAATTTTCGCGAAAGTCCATCCGAAGTACAAGACTCCCTATATCGCGATACTCGCTCTGGGAATCCTCTCAATTCTTTTAAACGCGACAGATTCGATAGTTTACATTGCGTCGCTGAGTCTGTTCGCCGACCTGTTTTACTACGTCATAGGCATAGCCGCGTCGTTCGGCCTTCGCCGTAAAAAACCGGACCTCAAAAGACCCTACAAAGCGCCGTTCATTGCAATCGGCGCCCCGGTCAGCGCGGCAATATACCTCGTGATGATGACGCAGCTGGAAGCCAGCGCTTTCTGGTCCGGCATAATCTGGTGCGCTCTTGGGCTGGTGATATATTTCTTCTGCTCAAAGCGCTATGGAGCGAAGAGTGACGCCGAAACCGAAAGGGAAATAACGGCGGAGGATTCACCCACGGAGAACGAACGGCGCGCCATGGA
Proteins encoded in this window:
- a CDS encoding FAD-dependent oxidoreductase, coding for MNNIANKTANKTERTVKVTIDGRDVHGYPGQKVLDLCAEIGIEIPTLCYDPHLSVHGGCSVCLVEIEGAKALMRACTNAISPNMVIRTNTKRVASARRLALELMLSDHVGDCRPPCNLICPAQGKVQTYINLTAQGKYREALDELHDHVTMPGCIGRVCPAPCQTKCRRNFVDETVSIREIKRFVADWGMERSLGDVPKIVENGKKIVVIGAGPAGLSCAYFARRMGYGVTICERQSRLGGMMRYGIPDYRLPPEVVDEEAQWILDHGITVKTGVALGKDISLEDLRGEYDAVVLAMGCWKSSSMRVEGEKLAGVVGGINFLYTVNTHNPMKIGKRVAVVGGGNTAMDACRSARRLGAEKVYVVYRRTREEMPAEDVEIREAMEEGVEFVYLAAPKAIRGSGKVETLLCERMKLGEPDASGRRSPVPTGEEFSIDVDSVIAATGQTVDFADVPPELHDGRRMKVDENYATPLPGVFVCGDQQTGAKIAIEAIGNGHWCAESVDHYFRYGAPKKPFVFDVTNDKLGPKDFTHIERIERRHPREDSLEARLKNPDVEYIHAYTEEEVLREAKRCMECGCPDVHECKLREYAIDYEVHPERVAGAHVSKQEVVNRFYVRNMDKCILCGRCVRVCDEIAGVHAIDFVKRGFDSIMSAQFYREMEESECTFCGLCSQLCPVGALMERRVERLPHQSPLILKKTTCSRCPLGCELVLNMDTERSRLARVTTDMDSLASPNGGLTCLRGRYRLQDTTRARLEEPAMDGKTVEWDSAVARLSEIFSLENVTFFLGTSLTDQEIAAVKSAVREGTAVAAKEFRPAAVSALLESFEIDTPKGKVKPEVAGLVQKMTLLAKAGEFGRDLSGFAENLKELSRLSGNIRGLLDAGLVTHEPATAADAVRKGKTGAVIFVDCAPKDFGLSEEDLKNVTKVLLNSGTSGGNFDLVLPITDWVEREGTCTGTFSGVKLEVHMGPLPPRNARSLRWIFAQALRKTGKEIASAEMALA
- a CDS encoding NADH-quinone oxidoreductase subunit NuoF, whose product is MSSKMTVTIGLASCGIAAGALPVAQELERLLVGRDDVEIKKVGCIGCCYMEPLIGVIREGKTWTYGRVDLKTLHRIVEEHLNEGRIVEDHLILTEGVEDESRRRAAENPRMEKQVRIVLRNSGLIDPKNIHEYLARDGYRGLTKAVREMTRDDVIKEVLDSGLRGRGGAGFPTGMKWRFARDAKGDLPNAKNPNGTDKYLVCNADEGDPGAFMDRSVLESDPHSVIEGMAIGAYAVGASHGVIYCRAEYPMAIEHIGIALKQAREHGFLGEKILGDENFSFDIYVKEGAGAFVCGEETALIASIEGQRGMPRPRPPFPANSGIWKKPTNINNVETWANVPWILTHGASAFSVYGHGRSKGTKVFALAGKIKKGGLAEVPMGMSLREVIYDIAGGIENDKKFKAVQLGGPSGGCVPEELLDTPVDYESINATGAIMGSGGMVVMDEDTCVVDVARFFLSFVQKESCGKCPFCRIGTRRMLEILERITRGEGALEDLDLLSSLAEQIRDGSLCGLGQTAPNPVLTTLKYFRDEYVAHIVDKKCPAKVCAPLIHYVVDESKCVGCTRCAKDCPVKAISGGLKKPHHIDDETCVRCGLCKKTCPISCIAVA
- a CDS encoding glucose-6-phosphate isomerase, which encodes MNEKTLLSLAFGSAFPGGERAVAFSELEGLAPKFKEGDAWLRKNAAEGQEGFGWMELPKRNVDDIQTLARWLATRESIVQVGIGGSALGNLMLHNALLPPYWNELPNAKRNAPRFFMSDNVDPLDNRAIWDLIDPRNTAVIVVSKSGSTAETAANFLFFWEKLRDTLGEAGARERVIVVTDKEKGILRPFVDETGCKSLILPEDVGGRFSVLSCVGLLSSWALGIDCKALLAGAGAMDDFLAKTSSVPANPAWILAGLNWLHTKKNRNVNVLMSYSDSMERFGEWFAQLWGESLGKDGQGSTPVRALGTIDQHSQIQLYSSGPDDKFYTILTVKQGQKDIALPAAPEKAFEKLSYLYGKSMDDLRNYEAFATAATLAKMSRPVVTLTLPVLDAWHLGGLIQFYEYVTAMTGYLMEVNAFDQPGVEQGKNYTYGLMGRSGYDAQAQEVQTLSNKISERLAVASV
- a CDS encoding phosphomannomutase/phosphoglucomutase, which gives rise to MQISPDIFREYDIRGVADRDLTDEVVENIGKSYGTWLSGRGVTRVALGGDVRLSTGRIRQAAARGITSTGIDVCDVGVVTTPMLYWSLYHLNLNGGVMVTGSHNPSNMNGLKLAFEKMTLWGDDIQEIRRIAQKGQFTAGSKPGKIEYEDITDAYIAMLLSKITLGKRRLKVVCDSGNGTAGPLICRLISGLGCECVSLYGVPDGHFPNHHPDPQKRENLIDLVAKVREIKADAGFAFDGDADRIGVVDERGEVVFGDRLMALYWAEILKKHPGAEAIVEPKCSMALPEEIERLGGKVLYWKSGHSVIKAKMKEISALFAGEFSGHMFFADEYYGFDDSFYAAGRLLRILSHTDRTLSQLMEPIPLYPATEEARIACPDDRKFDLIDRIREKALEEYKGLSLDGVRILYPNGWGLIRASNTQPVITARCEGKNEEALRFIMEDVKKRILAEGLPDFEWTF
- the nuoE gene encoding NADH-quinone oxidoreductase subunit NuoE, producing MAATVVGDSVAPALGERELAARLGPIVELYRGKQGVAIPLLADIQKEMGYVAREAVEYAGKELSIPAAELFGVATFYAMFRFQPQGKYVVRLCRGTACHVQGSARVQEQLERTLEIHDGETTKDLMFTLQCVACLGCCSLAPVMMVNDDVHGRLTPEKAIQILGDLRNEQ